In the Sediminibacter sp. Hel_I_10 genome, one interval contains:
- a CDS encoding tRNA pseudouridine(38-40) synthase TruA, which produces MFTKRFYYVVSIQYLGYRFHGWQKQPKLKTIHFMIDRTLNYVLEGKRFKTLVSGRTDAMVSANETAFELFVYHEIEDKEAFIALFNHNLPQDIRALKMEEVTAEFNIIQHSKVKEYVYVFTHGQKCHPFCSPIMTTFLEPLDIELMKKGAKLFEGLHNFKPYCFRATEKGLYEREILHCEITENTMFTANFFPSESYTLIVKGKGFGRNQIRLMMGTLVNLGRGDVTLAYIENSLKPESTEVMGFVAPASGLILNSVEFE; this is translated from the coding sequence ATGTTTACAAAGCGCTTTTATTACGTAGTCTCCATTCAATATTTAGGATATCGATTTCATGGTTGGCAAAAACAGCCAAAATTGAAAACCATTCATTTTATGATTGATCGCACGCTCAATTACGTGCTTGAAGGCAAACGCTTTAAAACGTTGGTTTCTGGACGAACAGATGCCATGGTCTCTGCAAATGAAACTGCTTTTGAATTATTTGTTTATCATGAAATTGAAGATAAAGAGGCTTTTATTGCCTTATTCAATCACAATCTTCCTCAAGATATTAGAGCGTTAAAAATGGAAGAAGTGACTGCCGAGTTCAATATCATCCAGCATTCTAAGGTTAAGGAATATGTTTATGTTTTTACCCACGGCCAAAAATGTCACCCCTTCTGTTCTCCAATAATGACCACCTTTTTAGAGCCCTTGGATATTGAACTTATGAAAAAGGGCGCAAAATTGTTTGAAGGGCTTCATAATTTTAAACCCTATTGTTTTAGAGCCACTGAGAAAGGACTTTATGAGCGTGAAATTTTACATTGTGAAATTACAGAGAACACCATGTTTACTGCAAATTTCTTTCCTTCGGAAAGCTATACGCTCATTGTTAAGGGTAAGGGTTTTGGTCGAAATCAAATCAGGCTCATGATGGGCACACTAGTCAATCTAGGAAGGGGAGACGTGACCTTAGCCTATATTGAAAACTCATTAAAACCCGAAAGCACCGAAGTCATGGGCTTTGTTGCGCCAGCTTCTGGTTTAATCTTAAACAGTGTTGAATTTGAATAG
- a CDS encoding LytTR family DNA-binding domain-containing protein, with protein MTVKYPFDPSIKHHLLIALGLAIWVFVFLYFTEPLDVNEFNATEKLIYLPLYGILTAIIYIMLLPVQQWLYHKSGQWRLRDELLVLILFIGIAVVVMRFYYLQFIVHWHPNAYSLWFHFRAILAPAMLTILPVLLIGRFGFGKYKEKQFEDQKIEIKGEGHYEGLRLQQQDLISIQSSDNYIEVFYLDGHVLKKTLIRNKLSVVADTFPDLLRTHRGYVINPYHFQSWKTEKGKPIIHLSHQIEVPISKTYLEQSKLVLGL; from the coding sequence TTGACTGTAAAGTATCCATTTGATCCATCTATAAAGCACCATCTCTTGATCGCCTTAGGCTTGGCCATTTGGGTATTTGTATTTCTCTATTTTACAGAGCCGCTTGACGTCAATGAGTTTAACGCTACTGAAAAGCTAATTTATCTCCCACTCTATGGCATTTTAACAGCAATCATCTATATAATGTTGTTACCCGTTCAGCAATGGCTTTATCATAAGAGCGGTCAATGGCGACTTCGAGATGAGCTACTAGTACTGATCTTATTTATAGGTATTGCGGTTGTGGTTATGCGTTTTTATTATTTGCAATTTATAGTCCATTGGCATCCCAATGCTTATAGTTTGTGGTTTCATTTCAGGGCTATTTTAGCTCCCGCAATGCTTACTATACTTCCCGTTTTACTTATTGGACGATTTGGCTTTGGCAAATACAAAGAGAAACAGTTTGAGGATCAAAAAATTGAAATTAAGGGAGAAGGTCATTATGAAGGCTTGCGACTTCAACAGCAGGATTTGATTAGCATTCAGTCTTCTGATAATTACATCGAGGTGTTTTACCTTGACGGACATGTGCTGAAAAAGACCCTTATTAGAAATAAACTATCGGTTGTTGCCGATACGTTTCCCGATCTCTTAAGAACGCATCGCGGCTATGTGATCAATCCTTATCATTTTCAATCTTGGAAAACCGAAAAAGGAAAACCTATAATTCATCTTTCCCATCAGATAGAAGTGCCAATTTCTAAGACTTATTTAGAGCAATCTAAGCTTGTTTTAGGATTATGA
- the hisC gene encoding histidinol-phosphate transaminase encodes MTTDFNLNELVRDNVKAMKPYSSARDEFKAIDGAQVFLDANENPFENGLNRYPDPQQGQLKAALSKLKNIAVEHILLGNGSDEVLDLIFRAFCEPNKDNIISVPPTYGMYGVLANLNAIENREIPLDPDFELDLDNISRATSTHTKLIFICAPNNPTANTFAPNAIENLLKTFNGIVVIDEAYIDFSKHKSWTSRLEDFPNLIVTQTLSKAYGMAGIRLGICYASAEIIAILNKIKPPYNINELTQQKALERLSHPEKVTEEIQKILKQRTWLISKLKQNTIIETVYPSDANFVLAKVDDANKRYDQLITQGIVVRNRSNQPGCENCLRFTVGTQFENIKLVKALEDIAVI; translated from the coding sequence ATGACAACAGATTTCAATCTAAACGAGCTGGTTAGAGATAATGTAAAGGCCATGAAGCCTTACTCTTCAGCACGCGATGAATTTAAGGCGATTGATGGTGCTCAGGTTTTTTTAGATGCCAATGAAAACCCTTTTGAAAATGGACTTAATCGCTATCCAGATCCACAGCAAGGCCAATTGAAAGCAGCACTTTCTAAGTTGAAAAACATAGCTGTAGAACATATTCTATTAGGAAATGGCAGTGATGAAGTTTTGGATTTGATCTTTAGAGCTTTTTGTGAGCCCAATAAAGATAATATCATTTCAGTGCCGCCAACCTACGGCATGTATGGTGTTTTAGCCAATCTCAATGCTATTGAAAATAGGGAAATTCCCTTAGATCCTGATTTTGAACTCGATCTTGATAACATCTCAAGAGCAACGAGTACTCATACCAAACTCATTTTTATATGCGCTCCCAACAATCCTACGGCCAATACATTTGCGCCTAATGCTATCGAAAACCTCTTGAAAACCTTTAATGGTATCGTTGTTATTGATGAGGCCTATATTGATTTTTCAAAGCACAAGAGTTGGACGAGCCGATTAGAGGATTTTCCAAATCTTATAGTCACTCAGACGCTTTCAAAAGCCTACGGAATGGCAGGTATTCGATTGGGTATTTGTTATGCTTCCGCAGAAATTATTGCCATTTTAAATAAAATCAAGCCACCATATAATATCAATGAACTAACGCAGCAAAAAGCTCTGGAACGATTATCTCATCCAGAAAAAGTAACAGAAGAAATCCAAAAGATCTTAAAACAGCGTACCTGGTTAATTTCAAAATTAAAGCAGAATACTATTATTGAAACTGTCTATCCGTCTGATGCTAATTTTGTTTTGGCAAAGGTTGATGATGCTAACAAACGTTATGATCAATTAATAACACAAGGGATCGTGGTTAGAAATCGTAGTAATCAACCCGGTTGTGAAAACTGTTTGAGATTTACGGTGGGTACCCAATTTGAAAATATTAAATTAGTTAAAGCACTAGAAGATATTGCAGTAATATAA
- the hisIE gene encoding bifunctional phosphoribosyl-AMP cyclohydrolase/phosphoribosyl-ATP diphosphatase HisIE — translation MTIDYSKNNGLVPAIIQDATTKNVLMLGYMNEEALKKTQDTKLVTFFSRSKQRLWTKGEESGNVLHLVDIKLDCDNDSLLVTVNPKGPTCHTGADTCWDETNDQTFGFLSKLESVIEDRKTNASEDTSYVASLFAKGINKIAQKVGEEAVEVVIEAKDNDDNLFLNESADLLFHYLILLQAKGFKMNDIVAVLEDRDKK, via the coding sequence ATGACTATAGATTACAGTAAAAATAACGGACTCGTTCCTGCAATTATTCAAGATGCAACTACCAAAAACGTACTCATGTTAGGGTATATGAATGAGGAGGCACTAAAAAAAACACAAGACACTAAACTGGTCACTTTTTTTAGCAGGAGCAAACAACGCTTATGGACCAAGGGCGAAGAAAGCGGAAATGTGCTGCACTTGGTAGATATTAAATTAGATTGTGATAATGACAGCTTGCTAGTTACCGTAAATCCCAAAGGCCCAACGTGCCATACAGGCGCTGATACCTGTTGGGACGAAACCAATGATCAAACTTTTGGTTTTCTTTCAAAATTGGAATCGGTCATCGAAGATCGCAAAACTAACGCTTCCGAAGACACTTCTTATGTGGCTTCTTTATTCGCAAAGGGTATTAATAAAATAGCCCAAAAAGTAGGCGAGGAAGCCGTTGAAGTCGTGATTGAAGCAAAAGACAATGATGATAACCTCTTTTTAAATGAAAGCGCTGATCTTCTATTTCATTATCTTATTTTGCTTCAGGCTAAAGGGTTTAAAATGAATGATATTGTTGCTGTTCTAGAAGATCGGGATAAAAAATAA
- the hisG gene encoding ATP phosphoribosyltransferase, with protein sequence MKKLKIAVQKSGRLHDDSMAILKEVGISIDNGKEQLKAAAKNFPLEIFYLRNGDIPQYLKDGVVDVAIIGENVLIEKGEDIAIVEKLGFSSCKVSVAIPKSAKYNSAKDLEGKRIATSYPNTVNTFLAKNNIKAHLHIINGSVEIAPNIGLADAIVDIVSSGSTLFKNGLKEAEVILKSEAVLAVSPMISAEAKSILDKLHFRLKSVLRGRQSKYVLLNAPNNKIETIVSILPGMNSPTILPLAREGWSSLHSVINKNDFWEVIDELKQNGAEGILVCPIENMVL encoded by the coding sequence ATGAAAAAACTAAAAATTGCAGTACAAAAATCAGGAAGACTTCACGACGATTCGATGGCCATTTTAAAAGAAGTTGGGATTTCTATAGATAATGGTAAAGAACAATTAAAAGCAGCCGCTAAAAATTTTCCTTTGGAAATTTTCTACCTTAGAAACGGCGATATCCCACAATACTTAAAGGATGGTGTCGTTGATGTGGCCATTATTGGCGAAAATGTGCTCATTGAAAAGGGAGAAGATATTGCTATCGTAGAAAAGCTAGGGTTCTCTTCTTGTAAGGTGTCTGTAGCCATTCCTAAATCAGCGAAATATAATAGCGCTAAAGATTTAGAAGGAAAACGTATTGCCACATCTTACCCAAATACCGTAAATACATTTTTAGCAAAAAATAATATCAAGGCTCACCTTCACATCATTAACGGAAGTGTAGAGATTGCTCCCAATATCGGTTTGGCCGATGCCATAGTAGATATTGTTTCTAGTGGTAGCACCTTGTTTAAAAACGGACTTAAAGAAGCAGAGGTCATCTTAAAATCTGAAGCAGTCCTTGCGGTATCTCCAATGATTTCAGCAGAGGCAAAGAGCATTTTAGATAAGTTGCATTTTAGATTAAAATCTGTTTTAAGAGGGAGACAAAGCAAATATGTGCTTCTCAACGCACCTAACAATAAGATAGAAACTATTGTGAGTATTCTTCCGGGTATGAATAGTCCCACTATTTTACCTTTAGCCAGAGAGGGCTGGAGTTCATTACATTCCGTCATCAATAAAAATGACTTTTGGGAAGTGATTGATGAGCTCAAACAAAATGGAGCAGAAGGCATTCTCGTTTGTCCAATTGAGAACATGGTGCTCTAA
- a CDS encoding DUF5694 domain-containing protein — translation MKTITTLIAIFFFGILSSNAQTENPQEIYIMGTMHTVPKIIKRSYKPMLKDAITYHPDAIYVESPRGTDSLSWAYLKDGWSKSYQKFYRLSDSIQSVFTPDENRFQSILKRDFNTMNNNDLDFLIKTFTYHRDHANYEFYSYIKTYGSEGSHKPTRHEDGDLTFKLALDQNIKLLKSMDDQRTNGKYHEAWSKCSKEGQYNGNNAINTKLNKKGYNSAIIPALFRGLGSHINSRKSLERLHKSSAFTYAEVKTSGCTEGEKYWNARNFRMSQNIAEQVIASGLEKNIVIVGASHVIGLEKALKTNYPNLKVVLMTD, via the coding sequence ATGAAAACAATCACCACTTTAATCGCCATCTTTTTCTTCGGAATTTTAAGCTCAAATGCACAAACCGAAAATCCTCAAGAAATCTATATCATGGGAACCATGCATACCGTTCCTAAAATTATAAAACGGAGTTACAAGCCGATGCTCAAGGATGCCATCACATACCATCCAGATGCTATTTATGTTGAAAGTCCTAGAGGGACTGATAGTCTTAGCTGGGCCTATTTAAAAGACGGATGGTCTAAAAGCTATCAAAAATTCTATCGCTTATCAGATTCAATACAATCTGTATTTACTCCAGATGAAAATAGATTTCAGTCCATCTTAAAAAGAGATTTTAATACTATGAATAATAACGACTTAGACTTCCTCATAAAAACCTTTACTTATCATAGAGATCATGCCAATTATGAGTTTTATTCTTATATAAAAACTTACGGCAGCGAAGGTTCGCACAAGCCTACACGCCATGAGGATGGTGACCTTACATTTAAGTTGGCCTTAGATCAGAACATAAAGTTATTGAAGTCTATGGATGATCAACGTACCAACGGAAAGTATCATGAGGCTTGGAGCAAATGTTCAAAAGAAGGGCAGTACAATGGTAATAACGCCATTAATACGAAATTGAATAAAAAAGGATATAATTCCGCAATTATACCAGCGCTTTTTAGAGGTTTAGGATCACATATCAATAGCCGTAAATCTTTAGAACGACTCCATAAATCAAGCGCTTTTACTTATGCTGAAGTTAAAACATCTGGTTGTACCGAAGGTGAAAAATATTGGAACGCACGTAATTTTAGAATGTCTCAGAACATTGCCGAGCAAGTAATAGCTTCTGGTTTGGAAAAAAACATTGTTATTGTTGGCGCGTCACACGTTATAGGTCTAGAGAAAGCGCTCAAGACAAACTATCCCAACTTAAAAGTGGTGCTTATGACTGATTGA
- the hisD gene encoding histidinol dehydrogenase — translation MNIILNPKKSTWSNVLKRPTKTVENIEHTVNEIFNDVKRHKDSSVLKYTEMFDGVNLDHLLVSEEELNAASNHISEDLKRAIQTAKQNIETFHKAQKTEKIKVTTTTGVDCWQEKRPIQKVGLYIPGGTAPLFSTVLMLAVPAKIAGCKEIVLCSPPNKQGKIAHEILYTAQLCGVTKIVKVGGIQAIAGMTFGTESIPQVYKIFGPGNQYVTVAKQLATKFGVAIDMPAGPSELLVVADDSAKASYVASDLLSQAEHGSDSQVILISTSKALIEAVSIEVEKQIQALPRMEMAQKAIDNSNLIYVENDAIALEIINAYAPEHFIICTKNEAFYVDNVLNAGSVFIGNFTPESAGDYASGTNHTLPTNGYSRSYSGVNLDSFNKSITFQKISEEGILNIGKTIELMAEAEGLHAHKNAVTLRLNDLKK, via the coding sequence ATGAACATCATACTAAATCCAAAAAAATCAACTTGGTCCAACGTTTTAAAACGCCCAACCAAAACTGTTGAGAATATTGAGCATACGGTCAATGAAATTTTTAATGACGTTAAACGCCATAAAGACAGTTCAGTTTTAAAATACACCGAAATGTTCGATGGTGTAAACTTAGATCATCTTTTGGTTTCTGAGGAAGAACTAAACGCTGCTTCCAATCACATTTCCGAAGATTTAAAAAGAGCAATTCAAACGGCTAAGCAAAATATTGAGACCTTTCACAAAGCTCAAAAAACTGAGAAAATCAAGGTAACAACCACTACGGGTGTGGATTGTTGGCAAGAAAAGCGTCCCATCCAAAAAGTTGGGCTTTACATTCCTGGCGGCACGGCACCATTATTCTCTACCGTTTTAATGCTTGCGGTACCAGCTAAAATAGCGGGTTGCAAGGAGATTGTTTTGTGTTCTCCACCAAATAAGCAAGGAAAAATAGCCCATGAGATTCTCTACACAGCTCAATTATGTGGGGTCACAAAAATTGTAAAAGTAGGAGGAATTCAAGCCATTGCAGGCATGACCTTTGGAACGGAAAGTATTCCTCAAGTCTATAAAATTTTTGGTCCAGGAAACCAATATGTCACCGTTGCCAAGCAACTTGCTACTAAATTTGGAGTCGCTATTGATATGCCCGCGGGCCCTAGCGAATTGTTGGTTGTAGCAGATGATTCGGCCAAGGCGAGCTATGTAGCATCAGATTTGTTGAGTCAAGCAGAGCATGGATCAGACAGTCAAGTGATTTTGATTTCTACATCCAAAGCACTCATAGAGGCTGTTTCTATTGAAGTGGAGAAGCAAATCCAGGCCTTGCCAAGAATGGAAATGGCACAAAAGGCTATCGATAATTCGAATTTGATTTATGTTGAAAATGATGCTATTGCATTAGAGATCATTAATGCCTATGCACCCGAACATTTTATCATCTGTACCAAAAATGAAGCATTCTACGTTGATAACGTTTTAAATGCAGGTTCTGTTTTTATTGGTAATTTCACACCTGAAAGCGCAGGAGATTATGCCTCTGGAACCAATCATACCTTACCCACCAATGGCTACAGTCGCTCTTATTCTGGAGTAAATTTAGATAGCTTTAATAAGAGCATCACCTTTCAAAAAATTAGTGAAGAAGGCATTCTAAATATTGGTAAGACTATTGAGTTAATGGCAGAGGCAGAAGGTTTGCATGCCCATAAAAATGCAGTAACCTTAAGATTAAACGACCTTAAAAAATAA
- the hisH gene encoding imidazole glycerol phosphate synthase subunit HisH, translating into MKLVIINYGAGNIKSIQFAFQRLGIEAILSDDPDEIQTADRVIFPGVGEASSAMTMLKSSRLDLLIPKLTQPVLGICLGMQLMCTSTEEGNTKGLGIFDVEVKKFSKKVKVPQMGWNTITNLKSDLFKDIKEQEFMYLVHSFYAEISNEVIATTSYELQYASALQKDNFFGVQFHPEKSSLAGEQVLKNFINIK; encoded by the coding sequence TTGAAACTTGTTATTATAAATTACGGCGCAGGCAACATTAAAAGTATTCAGTTTGCTTTTCAACGTTTGGGCATTGAGGCCATCTTAAGCGATGATCCAGATGAAATTCAAACAGCAGATCGTGTGATTTTTCCAGGAGTAGGTGAGGCGAGTTCTGCCATGACGATGTTGAAATCTTCGAGGCTAGATCTTTTGATACCCAAACTAACACAACCGGTTCTAGGTATCTGTCTAGGCATGCAACTCATGTGTACATCTACAGAAGAAGGCAACACCAAGGGGCTTGGCATATTTGATGTGGAGGTCAAAAAGTTTTCAAAAAAAGTTAAAGTTCCACAAATGGGATGGAATACCATTACAAATTTAAAATCTGACTTATTTAAAGATATTAAAGAACAAGAATTCATGTATCTTGTTCACAGTTTTTATGCCGAAATAAGTAATGAGGTCATAGCAACCACGTCTTATGAACTGCAATATGCTTCTGCGCTTCAAAAAGACAATTTTTTTGGGGTACAATTTCATCCTGAAAAAAGCAGTTTGGCAGGTGAACAGGTGTTAAAGAATTTTATAAATATTAAATAG
- the hisA gene encoding 1-(5-phosphoribosyl)-5-[(5-phosphoribosylamino)methylideneamino]imidazole-4-carboxamide isomerase, protein MRIIPAIDVIDGKCVRLTRGDYNTKKVYNENPVEVAKAFENAGIQYLHLVDLDGAKAQHIVNYKVLEQITSKTNLKIDFGGGLKTNEDLHIAFNSGARQITGGSIAVKNAKIFESWIQKYGGTKIILGADCQNEKIAVSGWQEESDLDILPFVKDYLYKGIQYVICTDIAKDGMLEGPSFDLYEKLIQETRDIKLVASGGITSIEDINKLEDIGCEGAIIGKALYEGHIRLKDLEIYG, encoded by the coding sequence ATGAGAATAATTCCAGCAATAGATGTTATAGATGGTAAGTGTGTTCGCCTCACTAGGGGCGACTATAATACCAAAAAAGTGTACAATGAAAATCCTGTTGAAGTCGCAAAAGCATTTGAGAATGCGGGCATTCAATATTTACATTTAGTTGACCTAGATGGTGCAAAAGCACAGCATATTGTCAACTATAAAGTCTTAGAACAGATTACTTCTAAAACCAACCTAAAAATTGATTTTGGAGGTGGTTTAAAAACCAATGAAGATTTACATATTGCTTTTAACTCAGGTGCTCGCCAAATAACAGGAGGAAGCATTGCGGTTAAAAACGCTAAAATATTTGAATCTTGGATACAAAAGTATGGTGGCACAAAAATTATTTTAGGTGCCGATTGTCAGAATGAAAAAATAGCCGTCTCTGGATGGCAAGAAGAAAGCGACCTCGATATATTGCCTTTTGTTAAAGACTATCTCTACAAGGGCATACAGTACGTGATCTGTACAGACATCGCTAAAGACGGCATGTTAGAGGGACCTTCTTTTGATTTATACGAAAAGCTCATTCAAGAAACCCGGGATATTAAGCTGGTAGCTTCTGGAGGGATAACCTCAATAGAAGATATCAATAAGCTTGAAGATATTGGTTGCGAAGGCGCTATTATTGGTAAAGCGCTATACGAGGGTCACATACGTCTAAAAGATTTGGAAATCTACGGTTAA
- the hisF gene encoding imidazole glycerol phosphate synthase subunit HisF, with product MLTKRIIPCLDIKNGRTVKGVNFLDLRDAGDPVELAKKYAKLGADELVFLDISATLEGRKTMIDLVLKVAEQVNIPFTVGGGISSVGDVDQLLKSGADKVSINSSAVKRPELVTELSNKFGSQCVVVAIDAKDIDGEWMVHLAGGTIPTDLNLFDWAKEMELRGAGEILFTSMNNDGTKAGFANEALSRLSETVNIPIIASGGAGTIQHFVDTFKIGKADAALAASVFHFGEIEIFDLKRELKQQDIAVRL from the coding sequence ATGCTTACAAAACGAATTATCCCGTGTTTGGATATTAAAAATGGAAGAACCGTTAAAGGGGTTAATTTTTTAGATTTAAGAGATGCGGGTGATCCCGTTGAGCTAGCTAAAAAATATGCCAAACTTGGTGCCGATGAATTAGTGTTTTTGGATATTTCGGCAACATTAGAAGGCCGAAAAACCATGATAGATCTTGTGTTAAAAGTGGCAGAGCAGGTGAATATCCCGTTTACGGTTGGTGGAGGCATTTCAAGCGTTGGTGACGTAGATCAGCTTCTAAAATCTGGTGCCGATAAAGTGTCTATCAACTCTTCAGCAGTAAAAAGACCAGAGTTGGTTACAGAGCTATCCAATAAATTTGGAAGTCAATGTGTTGTGGTTGCTATTGATGCCAAAGATATAGATGGGGAATGGATGGTACATTTAGCCGGCGGTACAATTCCCACAGATTTAAATTTATTTGATTGGGCAAAAGAAATGGAGCTAAGAGGAGCTGGAGAAATACTGTTCACATCCATGAATAATGATGGCACCAAGGCTGGTTTTGCCAATGAGGCTTTATCGCGTTTATCAGAAACAGTCAATATCCCAATTATAGCCTCTGGAGGTGCTGGAACCATTCAGCATTTTGTAGACACCTTTAAAATAGGCAAAGCAGATGCTGCATTAGCGGCAAGCGTTTTTCATTTTGGTGAGATTGAGATTTTCGATCTTAAACGAGAATTGAAGCAGCAAGATATTGCTGTTCGACTTTAA
- the hisB gene encoding bifunctional histidinol-phosphatase/imidazoleglycerol-phosphate dehydratase HisB, with product MPRVLFIDRDGTLIKEPADQQIDSFQKLEFYPKVFQYLSKIAKELDFEIVMITNQDGLGTEVHPEDKFWPVHNFVLQTFKSEGIIFKEQFIDRTFAKDNAPTRKPNTGLLTQYFSSEYDLENSFVIGDRLTDVELAKNLGAKGIFINDHTHLGTNEITVKRDDLEDFIALESNDWEEIYTFLKSDARTGSLERNTNETKIKIDLNLDGTGKSKIDTGLAFFDHMLDQIARHGQLDLNIKVDGDLEVDEHHTIEDTAIALGELFAQTLGNKLGIERYGFALPMDDCLAQVAIDFGGRNWLVWEADFKREMIGKMPTEMFYHFFKSFTDGAKCNLNIKAEGTNEHHKIEAIFKAFAKAIKMAVKRDLEKMILPSTKGTL from the coding sequence ATGCCAAGAGTATTATTTATAGATAGAGACGGAACGCTTATTAAAGAACCCGCTGACCAACAAATTGATTCCTTCCAAAAATTGGAGTTTTACCCAAAAGTGTTTCAATACTTAAGTAAAATTGCAAAAGAATTGGATTTTGAAATCGTTATGATTACAAATCAAGACGGCTTAGGAACAGAAGTGCACCCAGAGGATAAATTTTGGCCAGTTCATAATTTTGTGTTGCAAACATTCAAATCTGAAGGAATTATTTTTAAAGAACAGTTTATCGATAGAACCTTTGCAAAGGATAACGCCCCAACCCGTAAACCAAATACAGGACTTTTGACTCAGTATTTTTCTTCGGAATACGATCTTGAAAATTCATTTGTCATCGGTGATAGGTTGACAGACGTTGAACTTGCCAAAAACTTAGGTGCCAAAGGTATTTTTATTAATGATCACACACATTTAGGCACTAATGAGATCACTGTAAAACGGGATGATTTAGAGGATTTTATTGCTTTAGAATCTAATGATTGGGAGGAAATCTATACCTTTTTAAAATCTGATGCCAGAACAGGAAGCTTAGAACGGAACACCAATGAAACCAAGATTAAGATTGATCTTAATCTTGATGGTACTGGAAAGAGTAAAATTGATACAGGTCTTGCTTTTTTTGACCATATGCTAGACCAAATTGCAAGACACGGTCAATTAGACTTAAATATCAAAGTAGATGGCGACTTAGAGGTTGATGAGCACCACACTATTGAGGATACCGCTATTGCATTGGGAGAGCTATTTGCTCAAACCCTTGGTAATAAATTAGGTATAGAACGCTATGGTTTCGCATTACCTATGGATGATTGTTTAGCCCAAGTAGCCATAGATTTTGGAGGTAGAAACTGGCTAGTATGGGAAGCAGACTTTAAAAGGGAAATGATTGGTAAGATGCCTACCGAGATGTTTTACCATTTCTTTAAATCCTTTACAGATGGGGCAAAATGCAATTTAAATATTAAAGCCGAAGGGACTAACGAGCATCATAAAATAGAAGCCATTTTTAAGGCCTTTGCCAAAGCTATTAAAATGGCCGTAAAACGGGATTTGGAGAAAATGATTTTACCATCAACTAAAGGAACCCTTTAA